ACGCGAGATCGTCCGCGCCCTCGCCGCGCTCCTGATCCTCGTGGTGCCGACGGTCTTCCTCGGGACGACGTTCCCCCTGCTGCTCCACCGCGTCGCGTCGATGCGCGACGTCGGCGCGCGTGTCGGGCGGTTGACCGTGGTGAACACGGTCGGCACGATCTTCGGCTCGATCGTCACGGGTTATTTCATCCTGCCGGCGCTCGGCTCGCAGGGCACGCTGATCGGCGTGGTCGTGGCGCTCGCGATGGCCTCGGTGCTCGCGTCACGCGTGGCGGGCGGGGAGAAGGGGTCGCCAGCGTCGCGGTTCGCGCTGCCCGCGGCCGCGATCGTCGTCGTCGTCGTGCTGCCGCGCTGGGACATGGCGCGGATGACGAACGGCGCGAACGTGTACTTCTCCGCGGGCCCGCCGCCCGATCGGATCGAGATGGTGCGCGAGGACGTGCACGGCGGCGTGACCACGGTCGCGCGGCGCGGCGAGGTGCTCACGCTCTACACGAACGGCAAGTTCCAGGGCGACGACGGGCCGGAGATGGCCGCGCAGCGCAGGTTCGCGCACTTCCCCTCGATGTTCCTCCGCGGCACGGAGAAGCGCGTGCTCGTCATCGGCCTCGGCACGGGCACGACGCTCGGCACGATCGCCGGCTACCCGTGGGAGCGCATCGAGGTGGCCGAGATCTCGCCGGCGATCGTGGACGCGTCGCGGAAGTATTTCTCGGGCCCGGCGCGAGGCGCGCTCGACGATCCGCGCACCGTGCTCGCGCTCGAGGACGGCCGCAACCACCTGCTCGTCTCGCCGGGCGGCTACGACCTCGTGACGATGGAGCTCACGAGCGTGTGGTTCGCGGGCGCCGCGAGCCTCTACAGCCGCGAGTTCTACGAGCTCGTACGATCCCGCCTCGCCGAGGGCGGCATCCTCCAGCAGTGGGTGCAGCTCCACCACATCCGCAGGCGCGAGCTCGCCGCCATCGTGCGCACGTTGCGCGAGGTCTTCCCGCACGTCGCGCTCTTCGTCGGCGGATCACAGGGCATCCTCGTCGCGAGCGAGCGGCCCCTCGTCGCGTCGCGCGCCGAGCTCGATCGCCTCGCGAAGCTGCCCGCCATCCAGGAGACGCTCGGCGGCGCCACGCTGCCGGGGCTGCTCGACGAGCTCGTGGCCTCGGGCGAGGACCTCGACAGGTTCGTCGCCGAGACGGAAGGCGAGCCGATCGTCTCCACCGACGACAACCTCTTCCTCGAGTACGCGACGCCGAAGGGCAACGTGCTCGACTACTGGCAGTCGCTGCGCGAGACGCAGGCGCTGCTGGACAGGTACCGCACGAAGGATCCGGCCGCGCGGCACCTGGGGCCTTGAGCCTCACCCCCAACCCCTCTCCACTCCGTGGAGAGGGGAGCGCGATCTACTTCTTGTCCCCGTCCTTCTTCTGGGTCGGGTCGAGCGAGATCTGCTTCTTGTCGACCTTCTTCACTTCGTTGCCCGTGGGCTTCCACTTCAAGGTCGGCACGGTGGCGACGACCGGCTTCCTGCGCGCCTCTTCCTCGGCCTTGCGCTCTTCGAGGCTCGGCACGTCGAGCACCATGCCGCCGGCGGTCGGGTCCTTGCCGAGGAAGGCCTTGCCGTCGACCTCGGCGACGTGGAACTCGGTGCGGCGGTTCTCCGCGCGGCCCATCTCGAGCTCGTTCGGCGCGATCGGCTTCGTCTCGCCGAAGCCCACGGCGATCAGGCGCAGGTGGTTCACGCCGTTGTCGACGAGCCAGTTGCACACGGCGAGCGCGCGTCGGGCGGAGAGCTCCGCGTTCTTGTCCTCCTCGCCCTTGTCGTCCGTATGCCCCTCGATGCGCAGGCGCGTGACCTCGGGGTGATCGTTGACGAACGCGAGCAACGTCTTCAGGACCTTCTCGCTCTCGCCGAACTTGCGGATGGTGGCGCTGCCCGTCTCGAAGACGATCTTGCCCTCGATGTAGATCTGGCTCTGGCCTTCCTTCGCGGTCCAGGCCTTCTCGGGGTACCACTTCGGTAGCTGGCTCTTCATCTCCGCCTTCGGCACGGGGACGGGCGGCAGGCGGTTGTCCGAGCAACCAGCGAGGGCGACGGACGCCCCCAGAGCAGCGACGAGCGCCACGGACCTTCCAAGCGAGGTGCGGTTCATGAGAGGCCCCAAGCGTCGCCCGATCCGGGCTTCTGCCGCAAGTACGTCGGTGCGAGGCGAGCACGACTTGTATTCCGGCCCCGATTTGGGCACCGTCCCGGGGCGTGGAGGCTCGTATGGCGCTCGTCGGCAAGCTCGAGGTCACCATCAAGATCAACCGACTCCCCACCGAGGTCACCACGGACAAGAACGGTTGGAAGGAGTTCAACGTCGATTTCGGCAAACGAGGCGCACGCGTGAGCCTGAGGCCACGCATGTGGAACCGCCTCGAGCAGGCCGCGAACACGCACCCCCACTGGATCGCGGTGATCACCGGCCAGATGGGCGACGACGTGCAGAAGGGCGTCTTCAAGCTGCTCGAACCGAACCTGCAGGTGTTCGAGTACACACCGAAGGCGCCCTCGGCCGAGGCCAAACCCGACGGCGCGAAGGCGGAAGCCGGGGCGGCGGCCGAGCCTGCCGCGGCCGGCGCGCCGGAGAAGGCCGAAGAAAAGCAGGCCCCGTCCCCTCCCGGCGATTGACGGCGTGGTACACCCCCTCGGCATGGCTGAAACACCTGCCATCGAGGACAAGCTCGCTCGCCTGCGGGCGCGGCTCGTCGAGCTCGGCTCGGTCCTCGTCTGTTACTCCGGCGGCGTCGACAGCGCGTTCGTGCTCGCGGCCGCGCACGCCGCGCTCGGGCCTCGGGCCATCGGCATGACGGCCGTCTCGCCGAGCCTCGCGCCGGGCGAGCACGACGAGGCGATCGCGGTCGCTCGCTCGATCGGCGCGGATCATCGCCTCGTCAGCTCGAACGAGATCGAGGACCCCGGCTACGTCGCGAACAACCCGGACCGCTGCTTCCACTGCAAGTCCGAGCTCTACCGCATCGCCTCGCAGAAGAGGGCCGAGTGGGGCCTCGCGGCGATCCTGAACGGGACGAACGTCGACGATCTCGGCGATTACCGCCCGGGGCTCGAGGCGGCGCGGCTCGCCGGGGTCGTGAGCCCGCTCGTCGATCTCGGCTTCACGAAGGCCGACGTGCGCGCGGGCGCGGCCGCGATGGGGCTGCCGATATGGGACAAACCCGCGGCGGCCTGCCTGTCGAGCCGCATCCCCTACGGCACGAGCGTGACGCGCGAGCGGCTCTCGCAGATCGGCGGCTTCGAGGCCGCGCTGAAGGAGCTCGGCTTCCGCCAGGTGCGCGTGCGTTACCACGGCGAGATCGCGCGGATCGAGCTCGCGCTCGCCGAGCTGCCCCGCGCGGCCGAGCCCGCGATCCGCGACGCGATCGTCGCGGCGGGCAAGCAGCACGGGTTCAAGTACGTCACGCTCGATCTCGCCGGCTACCGCGTGGGCAGCCACAACGAGCTCCTCGTCGGCAAGAGCCTGCGTATCGTGAACTGAGACGGACGAAGAAGGGGAGGTCCCGTGGGCCGCTTCGATCACCTCGCCACCCAGCCTCGCCGCGGCCCCGCCGAGCTCTTCCGCTGGCGCGTCCTCGATCCGCTGAAGGGCAAAAGAATCAAGGACCCGGGCGGGTTCGTCACGCCGAGCCGCGCTCCCGACGCCGATCTCGTGCGGAGCCCCGCGCCGAGCCTGTGCTGGATCGGGCACGCGAGCTTCCTGCTCACGCTGGGCAAGAAGAACATCCTCTTCGACCCGGTGCTCGGCGAGCGGATCGGCCCGATGAAGCGCCTCGTCGCGCCGGGCATCCCCTGGCAGGATTTGCCGCCGATCGACATCGTCGTGATCACGCACAACCACCGCGATCACCTCGACCCGTGGAGCATCGAGCGGCTCGGCGATCGGCCGACGTACGTGGCGCCGCTCGGCAATACACGATTCCTGAAGGCGGCGGGGGCGTCGGCGAAGGTCGTGGAGCTCGACTGGTGGGAGACGACGGGGATCGGCGGTCTCGAAATCACGCTCGTGCCGGCGCGACACTGGTCGATGCATTTTCCCTGGGATCGGAATGACGCGCTCTGGGGCGGATACGTGATCCGGGGGCCCGAAGGGAGCGCGTATCATTCGGGGGACACCGCGTACTGGGATACGTTCGAGGAGATCGGGCGCCGGGCGGGGCCGATCGACTGGGCGATGTTGCCCATCGGGGCCTACGAGCCGCGCTGGTTCATGGAGCCGCAGCACATGGGGCCCGAGGAGGCCGCGTCGGCCGCGCGATTGCTCGGCGCGAAGCATTTCGTGGCCATGCATTGGGGGACGTTCAAGCTGACGGACGAGCCTGTCGGCGAGCCGCCCGAGCGCGCGCGCGCAGCCTGGCAGGCCGAGGGGGGCGCCGAGGAGAAGCTCTGGATCCTCGACGTCGGCGAGACGCGATACCTCGGTCGTTAACCAACTCAAAGCGGGATGAACTCGACGCGGTCGATGATGACCTCGAGCTGCGTCCGCACCCCGCTCGGCTTCCGGCCGTCCTTGAGCCAGAAATTGATACGCGGGAACGTCGTCGCCCGCGGCGTCGGCACGCCCGTGGTGAAGCGCGAGGTGACCACGCTCCCGCCGCCGCCGAGGGGGACACTCGAGAAATCCACCCTGCCCGGCGACCAGACGAACGTGTGCTCGCTCCGGGACCAGGCGCTGCCCCCCAGGTTGAAGGAGCGGGTGGTCGGCTGCACCGTGTGGAACAGGTTGTTGCCGGTGTTCCCGAACTCGGCGATCTCGATATCCATCTCGTTGTAGAGCGGCTCGGCGGCGTCGTCCCACGTGAAGAAGCCGAGCACCGATTGCGAGTGGAAATTGTCGAGCGGGGTCCCGAGGACCATCCTGTACGTGCCATATCCGATGGATTCACGCATGATGATCTCGGAGCAGGTCCAGACGCCGCCGATGCGGCGGATCAACATGTGAAGTCGCCCCTGCGCGTCGACGGAGACGTTGCTCGCTTCGAACGTGTTGGGGCCGGGGCCGACCCGCGAGCTGCCGCTGTCCTTGAGGTCCCACTCGTATCCAGAGAATTCGAGCGCCCGCGCGTCTCCCGGGGTCGTCAGCACGCAAAGAAGGAGAGCCGAGGAAAAACCGAGCGAGAGCGCCTTGGAGATACTCTTCATGCCCGGGGCCACTGCCATCGTCGTGCCACGAGGCAGCCTCGAATGACGCGTGATCTCACGAAAGATGCGGGGAGCTTTGTCCCCGCATGCCCTTCGCCTCTCGCTGTCCACGAATTCAATTGGGCAACGCTTGCCCAGCGGGCGGGCCCCCGCAGACGCGGGTGCGCCCGCTCAGCGGGGCCCGCTCGAGCGCCGGCGCGCGCGACGGAAGAGGCCGCCTAGGCCGAGCCCGAGCGCCACCACGAGGGCGGACGCGCCGGGCGCGTGGCCCGAGGCGCCGCAGCCGCCGAATGTGGTGGGGCCGGACGGCGTGGCCGCGGCGCCGGGAGGCAAAATCACGGGCGGATCGATATGCGTGGGGCGACCTTCGTCATCGAGGGAAACCACGAGCGAGGCGAGCGCGAGGTTTCCGCCCGAGTCGAGCACCGAGATATGAAGGACGACGTCCTCGCCATGAAGCTCGGGGGGCGCCGCGACGTCGAGCTCGGCCTTGCCCGCGGGGCCGTCGAAGAGGCCTTCGCCGACGACGAGCGCCTCGTCGTTCGCCGCGCCTGCCTCGGACATCCGGACGATCCAATGGTCGAGCGCGAGGTCGTCCTTCGCTTCGAGAGAGAGGTGCAGGGCCGCGCCCACGGCCGTCGCCGCGGCCCCGAGCGTGGGCCCATTCGCGTCCGCGACCACGAGGGGACGGCTGAAGACGTCGGGGCTCGCGCCGTTCGGGCCGATCGCGCGCACGGCCACGCGGTACGGGCGCGCGGCGAGGATCCCCGTGAGGTCGATCGAAGCCGAGCTCCCCGGAGCGGGCCTGTAGGCCGGGGACCAGAGGGGCTGTTCGTCCGGGCCGACGAGGGCGTATTCGTAACTCACGGCCTCGGAGACCTTCGCGAACGTGATCGTGACCGGCTCCCCGGGCTTGATCACGTGCGGGGCGTCCGGCGGGCCGTCGTCTGTCTCGCCAAACGAGATCCAGGGCGGCGACGCGCAGCCGGGCACGTCGATGTGGTGGACGTAGCCGTCCGCGACGCCGACGAGGATCTCGTCCGCGCCGTCGCCGTCGGTGTCGCCCACGACGGGCTCGGCGACCGAGCCGCCGAGGAACTTCGACCAGCGCAAATCGAGGGTGCAGGCGTCGAGGGCATAGAGGTATCCATCCGTGGATCCGGCGAGGATGGCCGGGCCGCCCGCGCCGAGCGAGGCGACGGAGGTCGCATTCGAGAGCACACCCGGGCGCTCTCCCGCGGCGATCGCCGCGTCCGCGGAGGGGAAGGTGCCCCCGCCGGCGAGCGCGCGCGCGCCGAGCAGCGCGCCGGTCGCGCCGTCGAAGGCGCGCAGCGTGGGGGAGAGGACGGCCGGGGTGACGAAGCGGGGCGCGTCGCCGCAGACCACGCGGGCGCCGGCCATTCCATTGACCTGCTCGGGGCTCTCCGATTGCCACGCAATGCCGAGGTCGGCCTGGAGGAGCCGCGGCGAGGACGCGCCCGCCTGGAGCAGGAGCTCGGGCCCGGGCCCGCCCTGGAACGAGGCGAGCATGGGGAGCGAATACCACATGCCATCGCCGGGCGTCGTCTGGACGGCGCCGCTCGCCGCGTCACGCGTGTTCAGGCCGTCGTTCATCGAATACCACGCGTCCGTCCCGTCGCCGTCGAGATCACCGACGCTCGAGCCGAAGAAGCCGCCGAAGGGCAATGGATTGCCCTGCCAAACGAGGCTGCCGGTGCCGAAATCGACCGCGGACTGGACGATCTGCACGCCCGAGGTCCGCCAGTCGAGGCCGACGCGCGGGGCCGCCTGGCCCGCCACGCGCAGCGGCAGCGGCGTGCCGTGGGGGGCGCCGGGGCCGAGGTCGACGGCGCCGAGGGGGGCGCCATTCTGCGAGCGGCGCGCCACGAGGTTGTTTCCTTCGACGCCGACGACGGCCGTCCCCAGCGAGCCGAGGTCGAGGATACTCGCCGCGTGCATGCCCGGCTGCACGAAACGCGGCAGCGGCGGGACGACGAGCGAGGCGAAGCGTGTCTCCCCGACGAAGAGGCCGAGCGGCGAGCCCGGCAGGACCACGAAGGGCCCGGCGTCGTCGCCGCCGACGAGCGGCCCGCCCTGCGCGCCCCCGCTCGGCTGAAGGCCACCACCGACGAGCGAACCCGTCGCCTTGCCGCCCCAGAACACGACGCCGTTCGTCCCTTTCAAGGCCTGCGAGAGCGCGACGACCATGCCCGCGGTCGTGCCCACGGCGACCTGGGGATAGGGCCGCGTGGAGAAATCGGCCGTGAAAACACCGGTGATATCACCGACGAGCGGGACGTGCTCCCCGGCCTTCTTCGGCCCGGCGGCGTCGAGGGTGTACGCCTGGATGTCCCGGAAGGTGTGGGGGTCCTCGAGGATATCGTAGGGCAGCTCGGATTTCGGCCTCCCGACGAGGAGGGCCGAGGGTTGTCCAGGCCGCGGGAGCACGGCGAGGCGCTGCGCGAGCGGGCCCCGCTGCGCGCGCGCCGGGTCGGGCATCAAATGGGCGCGCACCTCGGGGATGGGGCCGGCCAGGGCCACGAGGGTATTGCCGTCGAAATGGTGGACGGAGAGCCCCTCGGCCGTCGCGACGACGAGCTCCGCCCCGGCGGCGAGGCCGAGATCGGCCGCGCCCTCGAAGCGCGCGCCCGGGAGCGTGGCGACGGTCGCGCCCGCCGCGCCCTTCAGGATCTCCGTGGTGAACGTGGGCGCGCCGGACGCGTGGTGCGAAAAGACGAGCTCGTCCACGCCGTCGCCGTCGAGATCCGCGGCCACGTCGGCGAGCGCGACCATTTCGGCGTCATAACCGGCCGCCTTGCGCTGGAAGAGCAGCGATCCGGTCTTCGACTGCGGATCGAAGTCGAACACCGTGATCCCGGGCGGGCCGACCTTCGCCGCGACCTGGCCGTGCGGCTGCACGATGACGAGCTCTTTGCCGGGTGAGCCGTCGATCTCGGCCGCGAGCGCGTAAGCCTGCGAGAAAGGTTTGTCCGAAGCGCCGGGCGCGCCGAGCGTCGTGATCGTCTGGCCATCGTCGCCGCGGAGGATCACGATCTCGGCCGGCGAGGTGAGCACGACCTCGGGCAGGCCGTCGCCGTCGAGGTCGACGAGGGTATCGGTGCCGCTGTGGGAGGGCGGCGGCGATGTGTTCGCCGGGCGCTTCCACAGCACGCTCGGCGCGCCGAGGCCGGCCGCGAAGGAGAAGGCGCCGGCCGCCATGGCGCCGGGCGTCGCGCAGCTCGTGCATTCGTCGATGTAGACGTCGGACAAACCATTGCCGTCGAGGTCGACCACGCGGGCGGCCGCGGGCGCGCGGAACTCGCCGAGCGGCGAGCTCCAGCGGACCACGCCGGTCCCGCCGTCGAGGACGTGCACGCGCGTCTCGGTGCGGACCACGACCTCGCGCTGGCCGTCGCCGTCGAGATCGGCGAACGCCTCGACCGAGCCGACGCCGAGGATCTCGCTCTTCCAGAGCGTCACCTGCGACACGGCGTGCCTGGCGACGAACCTGCCGCCGACGGCCACGACGAAGGTCTGGGGGTTCGCCAGGCCAAACCGTGTGATGCGGCCCGTCGGGCGCCCGCCCATGTACACGCGCCAGGTGACGACGGGCTCGACGACGGGCACGTGGCCCGCCGAGGCGCCGGTGCGCGCGGCGTCATGGCGCGCGATCGGCCAGGTGTCGGCGCCGGCGCGGCCGGATGCGGAGCCCCCCGCGAGGACCACCAGCGCGCCGAGCAAAGCAGCACGAGACGAGCAGCGCATGACGTCTCCTTTGGGTGCGGAAAGAAAATTCCCTCACCTGGGAAAGTATCAAAAAATGGTGTTGCTGTCTCGTACGACCGAGCGCACTTCAACGCGGCGGCCCTCCGTGCTAGGCCTCGCGCGTGCCGTTTTCGCGCATCCTCGGCCAGGACGAGGCCATCCGGACGCTCGTGCGGGCCCTCGAGAGCGGGCGCGTCCACCACGCCTACCGCTTCGAGGGGCCCGACGGCGTGGGCAAGGAGATGGTCGCCTTCGCGCTGGCGCAGGCGCTCGTGTGCACGGGCGGCGACACGCTCGGCTGCGGCCGCTGCGACGCCTGCCAGCGCGCGGTGACGCTCTCGACCGAGCGCCCCGAGGTGCCGAAGCACCCGGACGTGATCCTCGTCGAGCGCGGGCTCTACCCGCCGGCGACGCTCGACAAGAAGAATGAGGAGGTCCAAGGGATCTCGATCGAGCAGATCCGGCGCATCGTGCTCCCCCACGCGGCCTACCCGCCCCACGAGGGACGCGCGCGGATCTTCATCATCCGCAGGGCCGAGGAGATCACGGTCGCGGCCGCGAACGCGCTCCTGAAGACGCTCGAGGAGCCGCGGCAAGGGACACACTTCGTGCTGCTCACGTCGCGGCCCGATCGCATGCTCGACACGATCCGCTCCCGCACGCTGAAGCTGCGCTTCGGGCCCCTCTCGGACGAGGTGCTGCACGAGATCCTCCAGGCGAAGGGGACGCCGGCGGGGAAGCAGGACCTCGCGATCGAGCTCGCCGCAGGCAGCGCAGGAGCGGCGCTCGAGCTCGCGGACGCGGAGCGCACGGCCGCGCGCGACGAGTTCGTCGCGTCGATGCTCGCGGCCGTGGCGGCGCCGGATCTCGGGCCGGCGGTGGCGCTCGCGGAGGCGCTCGACACGAAGGACAAGGAGAAACTGCGCGACGATCTGCGCGCCCTCGGCGCGGCGCTCGCCCGCTCGGCGCGCGGCCGCGTGGCCGCCGATCCACGCGCGGCCGTGATCGACGCCCGACGTTACGAGTCCGTGCTGCGCGTGCTCGGGTACCTCGAGCGCAACGCGAGCCCGAACCTGTCGATCATCCAGCTCGTCTCGGAGATGCGCGAGGCCGTCCCCTGATCAGGACGCATCGTCGGCGCGGCCCATGCGATCGTACTCGTCCTCGTCGAGGCGGCGCCCGGCCCACGCGAGCGTCTTGCCTTCACTCGTGACGACGAGCGCGACCTCGCGACCGCCGGCCTCGTACGTGGCGAGTATGCCCGACGCGCCGACCATCGGCGTGCCCTGGCCGAGCCGCTCGAACATCACCGGCAAGCGGCTCCTGCGTTGCATCGCCATGCCCCGGATCTCCAGCGTCCCGGGCGGCTCGGGTGGCGTGTCCACCGAGGCCGGGCTGAGCCAGAGGACCCTGCGCGCGTCCCCCGGAAAGAGCACCACCACGTGGTGCGCGAGGCCCTCCGGCGCCACGAAGATCACCGCGGCGAGCGCCTGCTCGCGCGCGACGATGGCCCCCGAGAGCCAGCGCTCGTCGCCCTCCGCCGACACGACGTCGCCGAGCGCGAGCGTGAGCCCCGCGAGCGGATCCGCCGGCGCAGGCGCCTTCAGCGCGCGCGGCGGCTTCTTCTTGTCGTCGAGCGCCTTGCCCTCGTCCGGCGCCTCGCGCTCGCGGCGCCGGCTCGCGAGGTAGCCGAGGGACGCGGCCACGGCGGCCGTGATCGCGATGGCGACGAGGCTCATCTGTCCTCCGTTCGAGGCGTCGAGAGGCCAACCGCGTACGTCCCTCCCGGGCGCGCGGCGCGCGCGGCCTCGGCGAAGGTGATGACGTCGACTCCGCGCCGGTCGAGCGCGGCCTTGTCCACGGTGGCGTACAGACCTCGCATGCGGGCGTGGGTTTGTACGCTAAGGTTGACGCCCTCGGAAGGAAAGCGGAAAGCCCCCCTCTCGACGGACAGCCGGAGCCCCTGATGCGATCTTCGCGCGCTTCCCTCCTCGCCTCTCTCCTTTGCCTCGGAAGCCTGCTCGCGCCGAGCGCCCACGCCGCGCCGCCCGCGAAGGCCGGCAAGGGCCAGAAAGCGCCCGCGCCGCCGCCGCT
The nucleotide sequence above comes from Polyangium spumosum. Encoded proteins:
- a CDS encoding fused MFS/spermidine synthase → MRPRFSLVVTLFLVSGSTGLLYEVAFGKLLGYVFGATAYAVSTVLAAFMAGLALGAHLGGKRASRIERPLVAYGVLEIVVGLVVAASPAALEALTAAYVHVAQRAPGSLAILTAARGALTALVVIVPTVAMGATLPILSRVVAGEVGAESRRRLSFLYAINTAGGAMGALTSAYLVLPALGVRGTIWAAALANVTIGVTAIVVGRRGPAAAQSETNETNEAKAERTKEPAPAAEHGAYREGTALVFAFASGFIVFAAEVVETHLLALLIGNSAYAFGLMLAVFLVCLAIGAARSPALAEKRGDRALALGLGAAAISLAVTMPLWAELPRLFLFAGKHVHSWAGREIVRALAALLILVVPTVFLGTTFPLLLHRVASMRDVGARVGRLTVVNTVGTIFGSIVTGYFILPALGSQGTLIGVVVALAMASVLASRVAGGEKGSPASRFALPAAAIVVVVVLPRWDMARMTNGANVYFSAGPPPDRIEMVREDVHGGVTTVARRGEVLTLYTNGKFQGDDGPEMAAQRRFAHFPSMFLRGTEKRVLVIGLGTGTTLGTIAGYPWERIEVAEISPAIVDASRKYFSGPARGALDDPRTVLALEDGRNHLLVSPGGYDLVTMELTSVWFAGAASLYSREFYELVRSRLAEGGILQQWVQLHHIRRRELAAIVRTLREVFPHVALFVGGSQGILVASERPLVASRAELDRLAKLPAIQETLGGATLPGLLDELVASGEDLDRFVAETEGEPIVSTDDNLFLEYATPKGNVLDYWQSLRETQALLDRYRTKDPAARHLGP
- a CDS encoding OmpA family protein, producing MNRTSLGRSVALVAALGASVALAGCSDNRLPPVPVPKAEMKSQLPKWYPEKAWTAKEGQSQIYIEGKIVFETGSATIRKFGESEKVLKTLLAFVNDHPEVTRLRIEGHTDDKGEEDKNAELSARRALAVCNWLVDNGVNHLRLIAVGFGETKPIAPNELEMGRAENRRTEFHVAEVDGKAFLGKDPTAGGMVLDVPSLEERKAEEEARRKPVVATVPTLKWKPTGNEVKKVDKKQISLDPTQKKDGDKK
- the larE gene encoding ATP-dependent sacrificial sulfur transferase LarE translates to MAETPAIEDKLARLRARLVELGSVLVCYSGGVDSAFVLAAAHAALGPRAIGMTAVSPSLAPGEHDEAIAVARSIGADHRLVSSNEIEDPGYVANNPDRCFHCKSELYRIASQKRAEWGLAAILNGTNVDDLGDYRPGLEAARLAGVVSPLVDLGFTKADVRAGAAAMGLPIWDKPAAACLSSRIPYGTSVTRERLSQIGGFEAALKELGFRQVRVRYHGEIARIELALAELPRAAEPAIRDAIVAAGKQHGFKYVTLDLAGYRVGSHNELLVGKSLRIVN
- a CDS encoding MBL fold metallo-hydrolase, translating into MGRFDHLATQPRRGPAELFRWRVLDPLKGKRIKDPGGFVTPSRAPDADLVRSPAPSLCWIGHASFLLTLGKKNILFDPVLGERIGPMKRLVAPGIPWQDLPPIDIVVITHNHRDHLDPWSIERLGDRPTYVAPLGNTRFLKAAGASAKVVELDWWETTGIGGLEITLVPARHWSMHFPWDRNDALWGGYVIRGPEGSAYHSGDTAYWDTFEEIGRRAGPIDWAMLPIGAYEPRWFMEPQHMGPEEAASAARLLGAKHFVAMHWGTFKLTDEPVGEPPERARAAWQAEGGAEEKLWILDVGETRYLGR
- a CDS encoding glycoside hydrolase family 16 protein; the protein is MKSISKALSLGFSSALLLCVLTTPGDARALEFSGYEWDLKDSGSSRVGPGPNTFEASNVSVDAQGRLHMLIRRIGGVWTCSEIIMRESIGYGTYRMVLGTPLDNFHSQSVLGFFTWDDAAEPLYNEMDIEIAEFGNTGNNLFHTVQPTTRSFNLGGSAWSRSEHTFVWSPGRVDFSSVPLGGGGSVVTSRFTTGVPTPRATTFPRINFWLKDGRKPSGVRTQLEVIIDRVEFIPL
- a CDS encoding FG-GAP repeat domain-containing protein → MRCSSRAALLGALVVLAGGSASGRAGADTWPIARHDAARTGASAGHVPVVEPVVTWRVYMGGRPTGRITRFGLANPQTFVVAVGGRFVARHAVSQVTLWKSEILGVGSVEAFADLDGDGQREVVVRTETRVHVLDGGTGVVRWSSPLGEFRAPAAARVVDLDGNGLSDVYIDECTSCATPGAMAAGAFSFAAGLGAPSVLWKRPANTSPPPSHSGTDTLVDLDGDGLPEVVLTSPAEIVILRGDDGQTITTLGAPGASDKPFSQAYALAAEIDGSPGKELVIVQPHGQVAAKVGPPGITVFDFDPQSKTGSLLFQRKAAGYDAEMVALADVAADLDGDGVDELVFSHHASGAPTFTTEILKGAAGATVATLPGARFEGAADLGLAAGAELVVATAEGLSVHHFDGNTLVALAGPIPEVRAHLMPDPARAQRGPLAQRLAVLPRPGQPSALLVGRPKSELPYDILEDPHTFRDIQAYTLDAAGPKKAGEHVPLVGDITGVFTADFSTRPYPQVAVGTTAGMVVALSQALKGTNGVVFWGGKATGSLVGGGLQPSGGAQGGPLVGGDDAGPFVVLPGSPLGLFVGETRFASLVVPPLPRFVQPGMHAASILDLGSLGTAVVGVEGNNLVARRSQNGAPLGAVDLGPGAPHGTPLPLRVAGQAAPRVGLDWRTSGVQIVQSAVDFGTGSLVWQGNPLPFGGFFGSSVGDLDGDGTDAWYSMNDGLNTRDAASGAVQTTPGDGMWYSLPMLASFQGGPGPELLLQAGASSPRLLQADLGIAWQSESPEQVNGMAGARVVCGDAPRFVTPAVLSPTLRAFDGATGALLGARALAGGGTFPSADAAIAAGERPGVLSNATSVASLGAGGPAILAGSTDGYLYALDACTLDLRWSKFLGGSVAEPVVGDTDGDGADEILVGVADGYVHHIDVPGCASPPWISFGETDDGPPDAPHVIKPGEPVTITFAKVSEAVSYEYALVGPDEQPLWSPAYRPAPGSSASIDLTGILAARPYRVAVRAIGPNGASPDVFSRPLVVADANGPTLGAAATAVGAALHLSLEAKDDLALDHWIVRMSEAGAANDEALVVGEGLFDGPAGKAELDVAAPPELHGEDVVLHISVLDSGGNLALASLVVSLDDEGRPTHIDPPVILPPGAAATPSGPTTFGGCGASGHAPGASALVVALGLGLGGLFRRARRRSSGPR
- a CDS encoding DNA polymerase III subunit delta', translating into MPFSRILGQDEAIRTLVRALESGRVHHAYRFEGPDGVGKEMVAFALAQALVCTGGDTLGCGRCDACQRAVTLSTERPEVPKHPDVILVERGLYPPATLDKKNEEVQGISIEQIRRIVLPHAAYPPHEGRARIFIIRRAEEITVAAANALLKTLEEPRQGTHFVLLTSRPDRMLDTIRSRTLKLRFGPLSDEVLHEILQAKGTPAGKQDLAIELAAGSAGAALELADAERTAARDEFVASMLAAVAAPDLGPAVALAEALDTKDKEKLRDDLRALGAALARSARGRVAADPRAAVIDARRYESVLRVLGYLERNASPNLSIIQLVSEMREAVP